In one Cercospora beticola chromosome 1, complete sequence genomic region, the following are encoded:
- the LYS12 gene encoding homoisocitrate dehydrogenase: MAAARTLRIGLIPGDGIGREVIPAGRRLLEALPTSLGLKFSFVDLDAGFETFKQTGVALPDKTVETLKEECDGALFGAVSSPTTPTKGYSSPIVALRKKLDLYANVRPVKSVTPTAAFPDPIDLVIVRENTEDLYVKEEKTYDGPNGKVAEAIKRISEHASSRIATMAGEIALRRQNIRDKTGNASGQKSMVTITHKSNVLSQTDGLFRSTARKALEQSKFASAGVAIDEQIVDSMVYKLFREPSTYDVIVAPNLYGDILSDGAAALVGSLGLVPSANVGDGFAIGEPCHGSAPDIQGKGIANPIATLRSVALMLEFLNEEEAAAKIYQAVDGNLADGKLLSPDMGGSAKTDEVLNDILRRL, translated from the exons ATGGCTGCTGCAAGGACTCTGCGTATAG GCCTCATTCCCGGCGACGGCATTGGCCGTGAGGTCATTCCCGCTGGCCGCCGACTGCTGGAAGCCCTCCCAACCTCGCTCGGCCTCAAGTTCTCCTTTGTGGATCTCGATGCCGGCTTCGAGACCTTCAAGCAGACGGGCGTCGCGCTCCCAGACAAGACAGTCGAAACGCTGAAAGAGGAGTGCGATGGCGCGTTGTTTGGTGCCGTCAGCTCACCCACCACGCCCACCAAGGGCTACTCCTCCCCCATCGTCGCTCTccgcaagaagctcgacCTCTACGCGAACGTCCGTCCCGTCAAATCCGTCACGCCGACCGCCGCTTTTCCAGATCCCATCGACCTCGTCATCGTGCGCGAGAACACCGAGGATTTGTACGTGAAAGAGGAAAAGACATACGATGGCCCCAACGGCAAAGTCGCCGAGGCTATCAAGCGCATCAGCGAGCACGCCTCGTCGAGAATCGCAACCATGGCCGGTGAAATCGCGCTACGTCGTCAAAACATTCGCGACAAAACGGGTAATGCATCAGGACAAAAGAGCATGGTAACCATCACGCACAAATCCAACGTACTATCTCAAACCGATGGCCTCTTCCGCAGCACGGCGCGCAAAGCTCTCGAACAGAGCAAATTCGCTTCTGCAGGCGTAGCAATCGATGAGCAAATCGTCGATTCCATGGTCTACAAACTCTTCCGCGAACCTTCTACCTACGACGTGATCGTCGCACCGAACCTTTACGGCGATATCCTTTCTGATGGCGCTGCTGCGCTTGTGGGATCTTTGGGTCTTGTGCCTTCTGCCAATGTGGGGGATGGTTTCGCGATTGGTGAGCCTTGTCATGGTTCTGCGCCTGATATTCAGGGTAAGGGGATTGCGAACCCTATTGCTACGTTGAGGAGTGTGGCTCTCATGTTGGAGTTTTTGAATGAGGAGGAGGCTGCTGCGAAGATTTATCAGGCTGTGGATGGTAACTTGGCCGATGGCAAGTTGCTGAGTCCGGATATGGGCGGAAGTGCCAAGACTGATGAGGTGTTGAACGATATTTTGAGAAGGTTGTAG
- a CDS encoding uncharacterized protein (antiSMASH:Cluster_3) yields the protein MAAAECGPSNGLQRFKQHTDVDRTLQQDRLAARNHPAQGFRSANPNARLLDPEFEAFQAGVELPLHDQVAFQQHANFGGPSQVPTWASDFQRMSISQPHALKQQNFNTQPSTANWAQGFQQHIAQAAPRQQNSSPSPQAFQQRARYGLTGFQSQFAQPNYVAPTYQSKGKAPVQAEQFDEAAFAAAFDQAHDDLMADAAEAEATEQEQEQTPSAQELLDELEAEKFEAAVEEAATNILKEDGHDLDIEEMHPMASMHGADIEYDTMHAPMEEQQDQINQINDDDALAATAEELLEKVKHNQSDKFKNSQFLALMRRLKDREVKVEGDKMVETTNTTSAQTADATLNASSINTEHTIPGPAQASTFPVDTRPPEYGIPHAEQDHDMGRVDQRDGQEVVDLLNERGPITDDMDSEYMMTSALYQP from the exons ATGGCAGCGGCAGAGTGCGGGCCCTCAAACGGCCTGCAGCGCTTCAAGCAGCACACGGACGTCGACCGCACGCTACAGCAAGATCGTCTCGCCGCACGCAACCACCCGGCTCAAGGCTTCCGCTCTGCAAATCCGAATGCTCGCCTTCTTGATCCAGAATTCGAGGCATTCCAAGCTGGGGTGGAGTTGCCACTGCACGACCAAGTCGCTTTCCAACAGCATGCGAACTTTGGCGGGCCTTCACAAGTGCCAACATGGGCGTCCGACTTTCAGCGCATGTCCATATCGCAGCCACATGCGCTCAAGCAGCAGAACTTCAATACTCAGCCAAGTACAGCAAATTGGGCTCAAGGCTTTCAGCAGCACATCGCACAGGCTGCCCCACGACAGCAGaactcttcgccttcgccgcagGCCTTCCAGCAACGGGCACGATACGGTCTAACTGGTTTTCAAAGCCAATTTGCTCAACCCAACTACGTTGCGCCTACGTATCAGTCCAAGGGCAAAGCCCCGGTCCAAGCTGAGCAGTTTGATGAAGCTGCCTTCGCCGCTGCCTTTGACCAAGCACACGACGACCTGATGGCGGATgcagctgaagcagaagcgacagAGCAGGAACAGGAGCAGACCCCGAGTGCACAGGAGCTGTTGGACGAGCTTGAGGCGGAGAAGTTCGAGGCAGCAGTGGAAGAAGCCGCCACAAACATACTGAAGGAAGATGGTCATGACTTGGACATCGAGGAGATGCATCCTATGGCAAGCATGCATGGCGCCGATATCGAGTATGACACGATGCATGCGCCGATGGAAGAGCAACAAGACCAGATCAACCAGATcaatgacgatgatgcaTTGGCAGCCACGGCGGAGGAGCTATTGGAAAAAGTCAAGCACAACCAGTCGGACAAATTCAAGAACAGTCAATTCCTGGCCTTGATGCGAAGGCTGAAGGATCGCGAAGTGAAGGTAGAAGGCGATAAGATGGTTGAGACT ACAAATACCACTTCCGCACAAACGGCAGACGCGACGCTAAATGCCTCTAGCATTAACACTGAGCATACCATTCCCGGCCCGGCGCAGGCTTCGACATTCCCAGTCGACACGCGGCCTCCGGAGTATGGAATACCACATGCCGAACAGGATCATGACATGGGCAGAGTCGATCAAAGAGACGGTCAGGAAGTTGTCGACTTGCTGAATGAGCGCGGCCCAATCACAGACGACATGG ATTCGGAGTACATGATGACCTCCGCTTTATATCAACCATGA
- a CDS encoding uncharacterized protein (antiSMASH:Cluster_3~SMCOG1173:WD-40 repeat-containing protein), protein MTQVISNSGHDDMIHDAVLDYYGRRLATCSSDKTIKIFEIEGDQHRLTETLKGHEGAVWGVAWAHPKFGTILASCSYDGRILIWREQNNQWQRIYEFTHHTASVNLVAWSPPETGCHLAAASSDGNVSVLTFENNAFTHTIFPAHGLGVNSISWSPAILPGQLTSAQAPGQNPAPVRRFVTGGSDNLVKIWSFNATTQSYDNITTLQGHQDWVRDVAWSPTPLSKSYIASASQDHTVRIWTLPAGSEISDPNAWKSEELNLDVVVWRVSWSMAGNVLAVSCGDNRVSLWKEKLKGGWEVVKTIEE, encoded by the exons ATG ACCCAAGTCATCTCCAATTCAGGCCACGATGATATGATA CATGACGCCGTACTCGACTACTATGGTAGACGCCTCGCGACGTGCTCCTCAGACAAAACGATCAAGATCTTCGAGATTGAGGGCGATCAGCACCGATTGACGGAAACCCTCAAGGGACATGAAGGAGCGGTTTGGGGAGTAGCTTGGGCACATCCGAAATTCGGCACAATCCTCGCCTCATGCTCATACGACGGTCGCATCTTGATCTGGCGCGAACAGAACAACCAGTGGCAGCGCATCTACGAGTTCACACACCACACCGCGTCAGTCAACCTCGTAGCCTGGTCACCTCCCGAGACCGGATGCCACCTCGCCGCAGCGAGCAGTGACGGCAATGTATCCGTTTTGACGTTCGAGAACAACGCCTTCACCCATACCATCTTCCCCGCACACGGTCTTGGTGTCAACTCGATTTCGTGGAGCCCAGCGATTCTCCCTGGCCAGCTTACCAGCGCTCAAGCGCCTGGCCAAAATCCTGCCCCAGTACGGAGGTTCGTCACAGGTGGCTCAGACAATCTCGTCAAGATCTGGTCATTCAATGCCACCACGCAGAGCTACGACAACATCACAACTCTGCAGGGACATCAAGATTGGGTCAGGGATGTGGCATGGTCACCTACACCTCTTTCCAAGTCGTACATTGCAAGCGCATCGCAAGACCACACTGTGCGCATATGGACGCTGCCTGCTGGCTCGGAGATCAGCGATCCAAACGCGTGGAAGAGCGAGGAGCTGAATCTGGATGTGGTGGTCTGGCGCGTGAGCTGGAGCATGGCGGGCAATGTGTTGGCTGTCTCCTGCGGTGACAACCGGGTGAGTCtgtggaaggagaagctgaagggCGGCTGGGAAGTTGTGAAGACTATTGAGGAGTAA